In Raphanus sativus cultivar WK10039 chromosome 5, ASM80110v3, whole genome shotgun sequence, the following proteins share a genomic window:
- the LOC108861503 gene encoding IQ domain-containing protein IQM2 produces the protein MGVSFSCPFAEQDEVEAALDSVTVKSISLGDDDECKTPKRSVNFNDKTLEPTILKSMGSGGKMVVEKSVSFKGMQLERMISLNRSVLKEDFTKENGFELEDNAISVLDPSNPKHEAAIKLQKVYKSFRTRRKLADCAVLVEQSWWKLLDFAELKRSSISFFEIEKNETAVSRWTRARTRAAKVGKGLSKNEKAQKLALQHWLEAIDPRHRYGHNLHFYYNKWLHSQSREPFFYWLDIGEGKEVNIMEKCTRLKLQQQCIKYLGPMERKAYEVIVKEGKFFYKNSGEMLQTSSMEDSDSKWIFVLSTSKVLYIGKKKKGVFQHSSFLAGGATVAAGRLIVENGVLKAVWPHSGHYQPTEENFLDFLSFLGENNVDITDVKMSPTDEDEFSIFKQRSTHMRNHSLEEDLEAEKTVMADPREEETTTVMANIETPIVIESESMPSEQSSPIGGGGEEEEAKESEVVKIPEESILKRINSKKETRSFQLGKQLSCKWTTGAGPRIGCVRDYPSELQFQALEQVNLSPRSAFGSRLYFSSSSRTQRHQMSPLWRGMSLPADITQL, from the exons ATGGGTGTATCATTCTCCTGTCCCTTCGCCGAGCAAGACGAAGTGGAGGCTGCTCTAGACTCCGTCACGGTTAAGTCCATAAGCTTAGGTGACGACGACGAGTGCAAAACTCCAAAGAGATCTGTCAACTTCAACGACAAAACTCTAGAGCCCACTATCTTGAAATCTATGGGATCTGGTGGTAAGATGGTTGTTGAGAAATCCGTTAGCTTCAAAGGGATGCAGCTAGAGAGGATGATCTCGCTTAACAGGTCGGTTTTGAAAGAAGATTTCACCAAAGAGAATGGCTTCGAGCTAGAAGACAATGCCATCTCAGTTCTTGATCCGAGTAACCCTAAACATGAAGCTGCCATCAAGTTACAGAAAGTTTACAAGAGCTTCCGTACTAGGCGAAAGCTCGCTGATTGTGCAGTGCTCGTGGAGCAAAGCTG GTGGAAGCTATTGGACTTTGCTGAGCTGAAGAGAAGTTCTATATCATTCTTTGAGATTGAGAAAAACGAAACAGCAGTATCCAGGTGGACTAGAGCTAGGACCAGAGCAGCTAAGGTTGGTAAAGGTTTGTCAAAGAATGAAAAGGCACAAAAGCTTGCTTTACAACACTGGCTTGAAGCT ATTGACCCGAGACATCGGTATGGACACAACTTGCACTTTTACTACAACAAGTGGCTTCATTCTCAGAGTAGAGAACCTTTCTTCTACTG GCTTGATATTGGCGAGGGGAAAGAAGTAAATATTATGGAGAAGTGTACTAGATTGAAACTTCAGCAACAGTGCATCAAGTACCTTGGTCCG ATGGAAAGGAAAGCTTATGAGGTTATTGTGAAAGAGGGCAAGTTCTTCTACAAGAACAGTGGAGAAATGCTTCAAACTTCATCAATGGAAGATAGTGATTCCAAATGGATCTTTGTGCTCAGCACATCTAAAGTGTTGTACattgggaagaagaagaagggtgtGTTTCAACATTCAAGCTTCTTAGCTGGAGGAGCTACTGTTGCTGCAGGAAGATTAATTGTTGAGAATGGTGTTCTCAAAGCTGTTTGGCCACATAGTGGTCATTATCAACCTACTGAAGAGAACTTcttggactttctttctttccttggAGAGAACAATGTTGATATCACTGATGTAAAG ATGAGTCCTACAGATGAAGATGAGTTCTCCATCTTCAAACAGAGAAGCACTCATATGAGAAACCATTCTTTGGAAGAGGATTTGGAGGCTGAGAAGACTGTGATGGCTGATCCAAGAGAGGAAGAAACAACAACGGTGATGGCTAATATCGAAACACCAATAGTGATTGAGTCTGAATCAATGCCTTCAGAGCAGAGCTCACCaataggaggaggaggagaagaagaagaagccaaggAGAGTGAAGTAGTCAAGATTCCAGAAGAATCAATCCTAAAAAGGATAAATTCGAAGAAGGAAACTAGATCTTTCCAACTTGGGAAACAACTATCATGCAAATGGACAACAGGTGCAGGACCAAGGATCGGTTGTGTGAGAGATTACCCATCAGAGCTTCAGTTTCAAGCTCTGGAACAAGTCAACTTGTCTCCGAGAAGTGCTTTTGGTTCAAGACTCtacttctcctcctcctctcgaACGCAAAGGCATCAGATGTCACCGTTATGGCGAGGAATGTCATTACCTGCGGACATCACacagttataa